In Aedes albopictus strain Foshan chromosome 3, AalbF5, whole genome shotgun sequence, the following are encoded in one genomic region:
- the LOC134290067 gene encoding uncharacterized protein LOC134290067 has product MGSPLSPIIADLVMESLLDNVVSRLNFPIPLIKKYVDDLVLALPPDKIVEVINIFNSFNENIQFTFEMEQNGRLPFLDMVLVRQQDQTIRTEWYSKPMSSGRLLDFLSAHPLHLKMNTVNNFIRRVREFTTNQSKDAADNTIDVLLKLNHYPAPLRHRLLNRGITPRTNAPPAVEHEIVYKPMIFVNDLTQRLKKSLEATLPNVVLATRYEKTTKRLYSNMKDVIPPEMRNNVIYRIPCNDCAASYVGLTTTQLKKRISGHRSTINLLEELVSSNSVSPRTKFELERLREKTALLQHSIDEQHRFDLEKTQILDQHRRQTALPILEVCHILNTPHTINKRSDIECLSSMYAGIFHTLHTKQSKGTNTATITEIPNSYQSESNHVVPT; this is encoded by the coding sequence ATGGGCAGTCCGCTGTCCCCCATCATTGCAGACCTGGTGATGGAATCCCTTCTGGATAATGTGGTGAGCCGTCTAAACTTTCCCATACCTCTCATAAAGAAGTATGTCGACGACCTGGTCCTTGCGCTACCACCAGACAAGATAGTAGAAGTTATAAACATTTTCAACAGCTTCAATGAAAATATCCAGTTCACTTTCGAAATGGAACAGAATGGCAGGCTCCCATTCTTGGACATGGTTTTAGTTCGGCAACAGGATCAAACGATTCGTACTGAATGGTATAGTAAACCCATGTCATCAGGTCGTCTATTGGATTTCCTGTCGGCTCACCCACTGCATCTCAAAATGAACACGGTCAATAACTTCATACGGAGAGTACGTGAATTCACCACAAATCAATCCAAGGATGCGGCGGACAACACGATAGATGTCCTCCTGAAGTTGAACCATTATCCGGCACCCCTGCGACACCGTTTGCTGAATAGGGGTATCACTCCAAGAACCAATGCTCCTCCTGCAGTTGAGCATGAAATCGTCTACAAACCTATGATATTTGTGAACGATTTAACACAACGTTTGAAGAAGTCACTCGAAGCCACACTGCCAAATGTTGTTCTTGCGACACGATATGAAAAAACCACCAAACGATTATACAGCAACATGAAGGACGTCATACCCCCGGAGATGCGGAACAATGTCATCTACCGCATTCCCTGCAATGACTGTGCAGCAAGCTATGTAGGGTTAACAACTACCCAACTGAAAAAACGGATCAGCGGACATCGTTCAACCATAAACCTTCTCGAAGAACTGGTTTCCAGCAACAGCGTCAGCCCCAGGACGAAATTCGAATTGGAACGATTGAGGGAAAAAACAGCACTCCTGCAACACAGCATTGATGAGCAACATCGTTTTGATTTAGAAAAAACTCAAATCCTAGACCAACACAGAAGGCAAACAGCTCTTCCAATTCTCGAGGTTTGTCACATTCTAAACACACCTCACACCATCAACAAGAGATCAGATATCGAATGTTTGAGTTCTATGTATGCAGGCATATTCCACACACTCCACACAAAACAATCTAAAGGTACCAACACAGCAACAATAACAGAAATACCCAATAGTTACCAAAGCGAATCAAACCACGTTGTACCCACTTAG